From one Amaranthus tricolor cultivar Red isolate AtriRed21 chromosome 17, ASM2621246v1, whole genome shotgun sequence genomic stretch:
- the LOC130804284 gene encoding putative disease resistance RPP13-like protein 1, which yields MPIVETILGAVLAVVLDKLASKEVVDFVKTLKLDQSLFMKLKRLMLVVEKLLADAEHRQITDPAVKSWLSELQHIFYRTEEIVDEISTQALLSSMNATSKRKSLNTKVKNLFPAFSSSSFVKTANSKMKKVVIQLEDMVSESTSLNLKEVSVKNTLRRMPTSYMLDDTQLVGRKQEKKELLSFLLSEEAEQNNLSVVAIVGMGGLGKTTLAKMVYNDDRLGFFDMKAWIYVSDRFDILQITKSVIECITLQLYSGSLELSALQYELSILLKRKKFLLVLDDVWNEKYEEWDCLRAPLALGAKVCKVIVTTRNDGVTNTMRTAKVIRLKPLSDEDGLLLLSKHALGVGYLSSSLCTEFIDIGRKIVHKCSGLPLAIKTLGGILWSKQDIKDWNVILESSVWDLRDNQSNIVPALRLSYHHLPAHLKQCFSYCALFPKGHRFDRKGLVLLWMAQNFVQQSKSSSRIECIGEQYLCQLLSYSFFERTDGDEFLMHDLMHDLAQDVTGDFFARQESGHVTSNISEKVRFFSYFRDHYDVFSKFEHLYGAKYLRTFCPLPRWTSVAELGALYGIYDCYLSNKISTEFIPQLHCLRVLSLCKYHVLKLPESIGNLKQLRFLDVSETRIKELPESICKLYHLQTLLLFQCKKLERLPANLSILQSLRHLDLKGTSSLRQMPQHISKLTSLQTMTDFVLCEQGGASIRELSELMQIRGELSIRSLQNIPSPDEALAVNLSSREYLQELAFTFDNFSNDCKKSRAILENLKPPTNLERLIIKKYPGLAFPSWLDTQLSIYTNIVNLLLSGCVYCYSLPPLGLLPSLKHLEISGMDYITSIGAEFYAYDSGLSNPFPALSSLVFKDMKSWEAWLGHEIEGRRLPFPCLETLSLHTCPKFKGELPLHLPFLKELDIKGCDRLPNSFLQPPSLHCSPQSASLSLFHLTSLASLKLHNLILLVSLPPEIDTLYNLETLSINNCPTLVSLAEFRLPPKIRCLEIMQCEIIRSLPKAMVHSTTLRELSLYHCPCLCFNGEDNLPTSLTDLKIKSCEKWKFVPFNMPNTSKFHHYSLEFITFENIGKTLIYFPLGIFPKLQHLTLDNCIDLEAVYIPTGMDLINLRSLERLIVKNNPKLRYIGRVKKVGVVDLPTPNLRDLHILSCDNVKLLTGDSEEGLPSNVEILFSDSFEKISGHRNTLSFLMFSFLRVLHIQHYLAECFPVKGTLPTSVSTLILDHFPNLKFLNVEALKTLKCFLELHILHCPNLMCLPEEKFPHTLGRLDISGCPLVEVRCEKDKGIDWPKISHLPCVKINDIYI from the coding sequence ATGCCTATCGTTGAAACAATCCTTGGTGCAGTGCTTGCTGTTGTTTTAGACAAGCTTGCCTCTAAAGAAGTCGTTGATTTTGTTAAGACATTAAAGCTTGATCAATCTCTTTTTATGAAGCTTAAGCGCTTGATGTTAGTTGTTGAAAAATTGCTTGCTGATGCTGAACACAGGCAGATAACCGACCCTGCAGTGAAATCATGGCTTAGTGAACTTCAACACATATTCTATCGGACTGAGGAGATTGTGGATGAGATTTCTACACAGGCATTGCTGTCCTCCATGAATGCGACTTCCAAACGTAAGTCATTGAATACCAAAGTAAAGAATTTGTTTCCTGCTTTTAGTAGTTCTTCTTTTGTTAAAACTGCTAACTCGAAAATGAAGAAAGTAGTTATTCAACTAGAAGACATGGTGAGTGAATCCACTTCCCTGAATCTTAAAGAGGTTTCTGTTAAAAACACGCTAAGAAGGATGCCAACCAGTTATATGCTTGATGACACTCAGTTGGTTGGTAGGAAACAAGAGAAGAAGGAGCTGCTCAGCTTCCTTCTTTCCGAGGAAGCTGAACAAAACAATCTTAGTGTGGTTGCTATTGTGGGTATGGGTGGTCTGGGTAAAACAACTCTTGCTAAAATGGTGTACAATGATGATAGGTTGGGATTCTTTGATATGAAGGCTTGGATTTATGTTTCCGATAGATTTGatattttacaaattacaaagtCTGTAATTGAGTGCATTACACTTCAGTTGTACTCAGGTTCGCTTGAATTGAGTGCTCTCCAGTATGAATTGAGTATACTTTTGAAACGcaagaaatttcttcttgtcTTGGATGACGTCTGGAATGAGAAATATGAAGAATGGGATTGCTTGCGTGCTCCACTTGCCCTTGGTGCAAAGGTATGCAAAGTTATTGTCACGACTAGAAATGATGGGGTGACAAATACCATGCGCACTGCTAAGGTGATTCGTTTGAAGCCCTTGTCCGATGAAGATGGCTTGTTGCTGCTCTCAAAACATGCCCTTGGAGTTGGATATTTGAGTTCTAGTTTGTGCACGGAGTTCATCGATATTGGTAGAAAAATTGTTCATAAGTGCAGTGGTTTGCCTCTAGCCATTAAAACTCTTGGTGGTATATTGTGGTCTAAACAAGATATCAAGGATTGGAATGTTATTCTGGAGAGTTCCGTGTGGGATCTACGTGACAATCAAAGCAATATTGTTCCTGCTTTAAGGCTTAGTTATCATCACTTGCCTGCCCATCTTAAGCAATGCTTTTCTTACTGTGCCCTTTTTCCCAAGGGTCATAGATTTGACAGGAAAGGGTTAGTGCTATTGTGGATGGCTCAAAATTTTGTGCAGCAATCTAAGAGTAGCAGCAGAATAGAATGTATAGGGGAACAGTACTTATGTCAATTGTTATCATACTCATTTTTCGAAAGAACAGACGGCGATGAATTCCTCATGCATGACCTTATGCATGACCTAGCTCAAGATGTAACTGGAGACTTTTTTGCACGCCAAGAGAGTGGACATGTAACATCAAATATCTCGGAAAAGGTTCGATTCTTCTCTTATTTTCGGGATCATTATGATGTCTTCTCCAAATTTGAACACCTCTATGGAGCCAAGTACTTGAGGACTTTTTGCCCCTTGCCAAGGTGGACATCAGTTGCAGAGTTGGGGGCATTATATGGGATTTATGATTGCTACTTGAGCAATAAAATTTCCACTGAATTTATTCCTCAATTGCATTGTCTGCGTGTCTTGTCTCTCTGTAAATATCACGTTCTCAAGCTACCTGAATCAATCGGAAATTTGAAGCAGCTTCGCTTCCTAGATGTCTCTGAAACAAGAATAAAGGAGTTGCCTGAGTCAATCTGTAAACTTTATCATTTACAGACTCTTCTATTGTTCCAGTGCAAGAAGCTCGAACGACTTCCTGCAAATTTGTCAATATTACAGTCACTGCGCCATCTTGATTTAAAGGGAACATCTTCACTAAGGCAGATGCCTCAACATATAAGCAAATTGACTTCTCTGCAAACTATGACGGATTTTGTACTGTGCGAGCAGGGTGGAGCTAGTATCAGAGAGTTAAGTGAGTTAATGCAGATTCGTGGCGAACTTTCTATCAGAAGTTTGCAAAACATTCCTTCCCCTGATGAAGCCTTAGCTGTAAATTTGAGCAGTAGGGAGTACCTCCAAGAGTTGGCATTTACATTTGATAATTTTAGTAATGATTGCAAGAAAAGCCGagcaattttagaaaatttgaagcCACCAACCAACTTGGAAAGGctgatcataaaaaagtatCCTGGCCTCGCATTTCCAAGTTGGTTGGATACCCAACTTTCAATCTACACAAATATAGTCAACTTGTTACTTAGTGGTTGTGTGTATTGCTACTCATTACCACCACTTGGACTACTTCCTTCTCTGAAGCACCTTGAAATTTCGGGAATGGACTATATCACAAGTATTGGGGCCGAATTTTATGCTTACGATTCTGGTTTGAGCAATCCATTTCCTGCCTTATCTTCCCTGGTTTTCAAAGATATGAAGAGTTGGGAAGCATGGCTAGGACATGAAATCGAAGGTAGAAGACTTCCTTTCCCATGTCTTGAGACTCTATCCTTACATACTTGCCCAAAATTCAAAGGCGAGTTACCTCTTCATTTACCGTTTCTCAAGGAACTTGACATCAAAGGGTGCGATAGATTACCGAATTCATTCTTGCAGCCACCATCCTTACATTGTTCACCACAGTCAGCATCATTGAGTTTATTTCATCTTACATCACTTGCCTCATTAAAATTGCATAATTTGATCCTGTTAGTGAGCTTACCCCCCGAAATAGACACACTTTATAATTTAGAAACTCTGTCTATCAACAACTGTCCCACCCTAGTCTCACTAGCAGAATTTAGATTACCTCCTAAAATTAGATGCCTTGAAATAATGCAGTGTGAAATTATTCGGTCTCTACCCAAGGCAATGGTTCACTCGACAACACTTCGGGAATTATCACTATATCATTGTCCTTGCCTTTGTTTTAATGGTGAGGATAACCTGCCCACATCATTGACAGACCTTAAAATCAAATCATGTGAGAAGTGGAAATTTGTCCCGTTTAACATGCCAAATACTTCTAAGTTTCATCACTACTCTCTTGAGTTCATAACATTTGAAAACATTGGGAAAACTCTGATATACTTCCCCTTGGGTATCTTCCCAAAACTCCAACATCTTACACTTGACAATTGTATTGACCTTGAAGCTGTGTATATTCCTACAGGAATGGACCTTATTAATCTAAGGTCACTTGAAAGGTTGATTGTTAAAAATAATCCCAAACTAAGATATATAGGGAGAGTAAAGAAGGTTGGGGTAGTAGATTTGCCTACTCCAAATCTTCGAGATTTGCATATCTTGTCATGTGATAATGTAAAGCTGCTCACCGGAGATAGTGAAGAAGGTTTGCCCTCTAATGTAGAAATACTATTCAGTGACAGTTTTGAGAAAATAAGTGGACACAGGAATACTCTGAGCTTTCTCATGTTTTCTTTTCTGAGAGTGTTGCACATACAACACTACTTAGCTGAGTGCTTTCCTGTAAAGGGTACTCTTCCTACTTCTGTCAGTACACTAATCCTAGACCATTTTCCGAATTTGAAGTTTCTGAATGTGGAGGcccttaaaacccttaaatgtTTTTTGGAATTACATATTTTGCATTGCCCGAATCTGATGTGCTTGCCTGAAGAGAAGTTTCCTCATACTCTTGGTCGTTTGGATATATCTGGATGCCCGTTGGTGGAAGTAAGATGCGAAAAGGATAAGGGCATTGATTGGCCCAAGATTTCCCATCTTCCTTGCGTTAAAATCAATGACATTTACATCTAA